The following coding sequences lie in one Gemmatimonadota bacterium genomic window:
- a CDS encoding ABC transporter ATP-binding protein, which translates to MTDTATTYKERMPDALADRCRAALREGESVRIAAATDLTEDLRFEERWLLVTDQRLLRFDSNGAGTGNGAGTGNGDGSIELSDAKSAAVEELVGSGRINVVIGNEEVEVIRYTPSQRAKFARIARGIDQLIKEDPVDMQGEVDKTRCDRCGRLLPEPNGICSACTNRLAMMQRIARYALPFKGKLALMVFLSLLFTLAELGPPYIMGRIIDDVLGVPAGGVPAGGVPADGVAGDPFAFLYLLVVAYAVIRLVSFVLEIFKDRLSVWLGGRVIVSVREDLYENLSRLSMKFYNKRQVGSLISRVSNDTESMMWFLVDGVPYILTNLLLLVGILVLLFVTSWQLTLMVLIPIPLLVIGGGYFWVRLIRAFRTKYYRWGKLVGMAGEMLSSVRVVKTFVQEKREMRRFRSSNEGVFRGDYESEKEAAVFFSTVSMLTSSGMILVWYYGGIAVIDDTFTTGALIMFIAYLWMLYEPLRWFGELNTWSSRAMSGAEKVFEIVDTPAETEDRDDPVEMKDMKGEVEFEDVTFAYEAGKPVLHDISLHVQPGEMIGLVGKSGSGKTTMTNLLCRFYDIDDGNLEIDGVPIRDIGLEDLRRQIGVVLQDSYFFSGSIAENIRYSSPDASIDQIMRAARTANAHDFICAKPDGYDTQIGENGKELSGGEKQRIAIARAIIHDPRILVLDEATSSVDTHTEKLIQEAIANLVKGRTTFAIAHRLSTLRRADRLVVLDAGKIVETGTHEELLDMKGHFYRMVETQRASTAVMAVGGGKADPNRGANGHSS; encoded by the coding sequence ATGACCGACACCGCGACCACCTACAAAGAGCGGATGCCCGACGCGCTGGCCGACCGTTGCCGGGCGGCGCTGCGGGAAGGAGAGTCCGTCCGCATCGCGGCGGCGACCGACCTGACGGAAGACCTGCGGTTCGAGGAACGCTGGCTCCTCGTGACGGACCAGCGCCTGTTGCGGTTCGATTCGAACGGGGCAGGCACGGGAAACGGGGCAGGCACGGGGAACGGGGACGGGTCCATCGAATTGTCCGATGCCAAAAGCGCCGCCGTGGAAGAACTGGTCGGCTCGGGCCGGATCAACGTGGTGATCGGGAACGAAGAGGTCGAGGTCATCCGCTATACCCCGTCCCAGCGCGCCAAGTTCGCGCGGATCGCCCGGGGTATCGACCAGCTCATCAAGGAAGATCCGGTCGACATGCAGGGGGAGGTCGACAAGACCCGGTGCGACCGGTGCGGACGCCTCCTGCCCGAACCGAACGGGATTTGTTCGGCGTGCACCAACCGGCTCGCGATGATGCAGCGGATCGCCCGATACGCCCTGCCGTTCAAGGGCAAGCTCGCGCTGATGGTCTTCCTGTCGCTCCTGTTCACCCTGGCCGAACTCGGCCCGCCCTATATCATGGGGCGCATCATCGACGACGTGCTGGGCGTCCCGGCCGGCGGTGTTCCGGCCGGCGGCGTCCCTGCCGACGGTGTGGCCGGGGACCCGTTCGCGTTCCTCTACCTGCTCGTCGTCGCCTACGCGGTCATCCGACTCGTATCCTTCGTCCTGGAGATCTTCAAGGACCGCCTTTCCGTATGGCTCGGCGGCCGCGTGATCGTGTCCGTCCGCGAAGACCTGTACGAAAACCTCTCCCGCCTGAGCATGAAATTCTACAACAAGCGGCAGGTGGGATCCCTGATCTCGCGGGTCTCCAACGACACGGAAAGCATGATGTGGTTCCTGGTCGACGGCGTGCCCTATATCCTGACCAACCTCCTGCTCCTGGTGGGGATCCTGGTCCTGCTCTTCGTGACCAGCTGGCAACTGACGCTCATGGTGCTCATTCCCATACCTTTGCTCGTCATCGGCGGGGGGTATTTCTGGGTCCGGCTGATCCGGGCGTTCCGGACGAAATACTACCGCTGGGGCAAGCTGGTGGGCATGGCGGGCGAGATGCTTTCCTCGGTGCGCGTCGTAAAGACCTTCGTCCAGGAAAAGCGGGAGATGCGCCGGTTCAGAAGCAGCAACGAAGGGGTCTTCCGGGGCGATTACGAGAGCGAAAAGGAAGCGGCCGTTTTCTTCAGCACGGTCAGCATGCTGACGTCGTCCGGAATGATCCTGGTCTGGTACTACGGGGGAATCGCCGTCATTGACGACACCTTCACCACCGGCGCCCTCATCATGTTCATCGCCTACCTCTGGATGCTGTACGAACCCCTTCGGTGGTTCGGCGAGCTGAACACCTGGTCGAGCCGGGCCATGAGCGGTGCGGAGAAGGTCTTCGAAATCGTCGACACCCCCGCGGAAACCGAGGACCGGGACGACCCGGTCGAGATGAAGGACATGAAGGGCGAGGTGGAATTCGAAGACGTGACCTTCGCCTACGAGGCGGGCAAGCCCGTTCTCCACGACATCAGCCTCCACGTGCAGCCCGGCGAGATGATCGGGCTGGTGGGCAAGTCCGGGTCGGGCAAGACGACGATGACCAACCTGCTCTGCCGGTTCTACGATATCGACGACGGCAACCTGGAGATCGACGGCGTACCGATCCGGGACATCGGCCTGGAAGACCTGCGAAGGCAGATCGGCGTCGTGCTGCAGGACTCCTATTTCTTCAGCGGATCCATCGCGGAGAACATCCGGTACAGCAGTCCGGACGCCTCGATCGATCAGATCATGCGGGCGGCGCGGACGGCGAACGCCCACGATTTCATCTGCGCGAAGCCCGACGGATACGACACGCAGATCGGCGAGAACGGCAAGGAACTGTCGGGTGGCGAAAAGCAGCGGATCGCCATCGCGCGGGCCATCATCCACGATCCACGCATCCTGGTCCTGGACGAGGCCACTTCGTCGGTGGACACCCACACGGAGAAGCTCATCCAGGAGGCCATCGCCAACCTCGTGAAGGGCCGGACGACTTTCGCCATCGCCCACCGGCTTTCGACCCTCCGCCGGGCGGACCGGCTGGTGGTACTGGACGCGGGAAAGATCGTGGAGACGGGCACCCATGAGGAACTGCTGGACATGAAGGGCCATTTCTACCGCATGGTCGAAACGCAGCGGGCGAGCACCGCGGTCATGGCCGTGGGCGGGGGCAAGGCCGACCCGAACCGCGGCGCCAACGGACATAGTTCTTAA
- a CDS encoding phytanoyl-CoA dioxygenase family protein, with translation MARRTAQDKYDQLLRDGFCVVEGVLKPEMLERVRTVSDRLLDAQPPSHFVEQKSTGSMISVFDDVFFAELVSYPPALAALADLGFDRPSWYSGYVISKPPRSPALFWHQDWWGWDDPCSYEPPPQQVFLMYYLVDTDRHNGCLRVIAGSHLNRHPLHQYVEEAHTGDLRAMADPDHPAYQPAANEVDVPVRAGDLVIGDSRLLHAAHGNKSDQRRTVITLWYIPLYHQLPGRIQAYLARHPRPDTWTDATRGALKPLTAIYEGEAEPIARNRVPGQALK, from the coding sequence ATGGCGCGACGGACGGCGCAGGATAAGTACGACCAGCTGCTGCGGGACGGCTTCTGCGTAGTCGAGGGGGTGCTGAAGCCCGAAATGCTGGAACGTGTGCGGACCGTTTCCGACCGGCTTCTCGACGCCCAGCCCCCGTCCCACTTCGTGGAGCAGAAGTCCACGGGCAGCATGATCAGCGTCTTCGACGACGTGTTCTTCGCCGAACTGGTCTCGTATCCTCCGGCGCTCGCCGCGCTCGCCGATCTCGGGTTCGACCGGCCCAGCTGGTACTCCGGGTACGTCATCAGCAAGCCGCCCCGCAGCCCGGCGCTGTTCTGGCACCAGGACTGGTGGGGGTGGGACGATCCCTGCAGCTACGAGCCGCCGCCGCAGCAGGTCTTCCTGATGTACTACCTGGTCGATACCGACCGGCACAACGGCTGCCTCCGCGTGATCGCCGGATCCCACCTGAACCGCCATCCCCTTCACCAGTATGTCGAGGAGGCGCACACGGGCGACCTGCGGGCCATGGCTGACCCCGATCACCCGGCCTACCAGCCCGCCGCGAACGAGGTGGACGTGCCGGTCCGGGCCGGCGACCTGGTCATCGGGGATTCCCGGCTGCTGCACGCGGCTCACGGGAACAAGAGCGACCAGCGGCGCACGGTGATCACCCTGTGGTACATTCCCCTGTATCACCAGCTGCCCGGTCGCATCCAGGCCTACCTGGCGCGCCATCCCCGGCCGGATACGTGGACGGACGCGACCCGGGGTGCGCTGAAGCCGCTGACTGCGATATACGAAGGCGAAGCGGAACCCATCGCGCGGAACCGCGTGCCCGGGCAGGCGCTGAAGTAG
- a CDS encoding DUF1854 domain-containing protein: MPDEPGVDAPDTFEFETGIENAPVEPYQASEIRVFRAPKNTVRMTVRDERSYIRVRPVNASPMAHSDRYVSLLDIKNEEVAFIKDLNDLDEDSRKVIEEELAHRYLRATIERVNSIQMEYGVTYWDVMTDRGKREFVIRGHENTHWASDSRLLLTDVDGNRFEVVDYTRLDAHSIQLIETNV; the protein is encoded by the coding sequence ATGCCGGATGAACCTGGCGTAGACGCGCCGGACACCTTTGAATTCGAGACGGGGATCGAGAACGCCCCCGTCGAACCCTACCAGGCGAGCGAGATCCGGGTCTTCCGGGCGCCGAAGAACACCGTGCGCATGACGGTCCGCGACGAGCGGTCCTACATCCGCGTCCGGCCGGTCAACGCCTCCCCCATGGCTCACTCGGACCGGTACGTGTCGCTCCTGGACATCAAGAACGAGGAAGTGGCCTTCATCAAGGACCTGAACGACCTGGACGAAGATTCCCGAAAGGTCATCGAGGAAGAGCTGGCCCACCGGTACCTGCGGGCGACGATCGAGCGGGTGAACTCCATACAGATGGAATACGGCGTCACCTACTGGGACGTCATGACCGACCGGGGCAAGCGAGAGTTCGTCATCCGCGGCCACGAGAACACCCACTGGGCGTCGGATTCGCGGCTCTTGCTCACCGACGTCGACGGCAACCGGTTCGAGGTGGTGGACTACACCCGCCTGGATGCCCACAGCATCCAGTTGATCGAGACCAACGTGTGA